One Mesorhizobium sp. J428 DNA segment encodes these proteins:
- a CDS encoding helix-turn-helix domain-containing protein — protein MQERGGYGQFCPVSMASEILCSRWTTLVVRELLCGSTRFTDLRRGVPKMSPALLSKRLKELQQAGVIVASRKPNGTVEYRLSEAGEELRPVIMGLGNWAQRWMESRLTLKNLDPSLLMWDMRRSLNAGLLPERRCTIQFLYSELPQAQKRWWLVVEGGSVDLCNFDPGHELDLLVKSSLRAMTAVWMGLTTIKNETESGQIKIEGDPHLARSMPQWLGLSAFAPIPRRVQ, from the coding sequence ATGCAGGAACGCGGTGGCTACGGTCAGTTCTGCCCGGTCTCGATGGCGTCCGAGATCCTGTGCAGCCGCTGGACGACGCTGGTGGTCCGGGAGCTCCTCTGCGGCAGCACCCGTTTCACGGACCTGCGCCGCGGCGTGCCGAAAATGTCTCCGGCGCTGCTGTCGAAAAGGCTGAAGGAGCTGCAGCAGGCGGGCGTGATCGTCGCCTCCCGCAAGCCCAACGGCACGGTCGAGTATCGCCTTTCCGAAGCCGGCGAGGAGCTGCGGCCCGTGATCATGGGCCTGGGTAACTGGGCGCAGCGCTGGATGGAATCGCGCCTCACCCTGAAGAACCTCGACCCGTCGCTGCTGATGTGGGATATGCGCCGCAGCCTCAACGCCGGCCTCCTGCCGGAAAGGCGCTGCACGATACAGTTTCTGTATTCGGAGCTTCCGCAGGCGCAGAAAAGATGGTGGCTGGTCGTCGAAGGCGGCTCGGTCGATCTGTGCAATTTCGATCCGGGCCATGAGCTCGACCTCCTGGTCAAGAGCTCCCTGCGCGCGATGACCGCAGTCTGGATGGGGCTGACGACCATCAAGAACGAGACCGAGAGCGGCCAGATCAAGATCGAAGGCGACCCGCATCTGGCGCGTTCGATGCCGCAGTGGCTCGGCCTCAGCGCCTTCGCCCCGATTCCACGGCGCGTGCAGTAG
- a CDS encoding cytochrome c, with the protein MAGAVRKLIVGAALLAAAGGAAFWFLTAPERIPEAEIAALAPGDAARGERIFYAAGCASCHASAEADPSQPPRLAGGLRLVTDFGTFVAPNISQHPTDGIGAWSLADLANAMQKGVSPDGRHYYPAFPYASYTRMKLADIADLHAFMKTLPAVEGRAPGNELGFPFNISRGIGLWKLVNLSPAPVLSLPGASEQVLAGQYLVEGPGHCGECHTPRDFTGGIDKAQWLAGAAAAEGDGVVPNITPQSAAIGGWSESDIAEYLKSGFTPDFDSAGGAMAVVVKNTGHLSDDDRAAIAAYLKAVPGRPNGYPATQ; encoded by the coding sequence ATGGCTGGAGCGGTTCGCAAGCTTATCGTCGGCGCAGCGCTGCTTGCGGCGGCCGGCGGCGCGGCTTTCTGGTTCCTGACGGCGCCGGAGCGGATCCCCGAGGCGGAGATCGCAGCGCTCGCGCCGGGAGACGCGGCGCGCGGCGAGCGCATCTTCTACGCGGCTGGCTGCGCCTCGTGCCATGCCTCGGCGGAGGCGGACCCGAGCCAGCCGCCGCGGCTTGCCGGCGGCCTGAGACTCGTCACCGATTTCGGCACCTTTGTCGCGCCGAACATCTCGCAGCACCCGACCGACGGCATCGGCGCCTGGTCGCTCGCCGACCTGGCGAACGCCATGCAGAAGGGCGTTTCGCCGGACGGCCGGCACTACTATCCGGCCTTCCCGTATGCCTCTTATACCCGCATGAAGCTGGCGGACATCGCCGACCTCCATGCTTTCATGAAGACGCTGCCGGCGGTCGAGGGCAGGGCACCGGGCAACGAACTTGGCTTTCCGTTCAACATCTCGCGCGGCATCGGTCTGTGGAAGCTGGTGAACCTGTCGCCGGCCCCGGTGCTTTCGCTGCCCGGCGCGTCGGAACAAGTGCTGGCGGGACAGTATCTGGTCGAGGGGCCGGGGCACTGCGGCGAATGCCACACGCCGCGCGACTTCACCGGCGGCATCGACAAGGCGCAGTGGCTGGCGGGTGCAGCGGCGGCGGAGGGCGACGGCGTCGTGCCGAACATCACGCCGCAAAGCGCTGCCATCGGCGGGTGGTCCGAGAGTGACATCGCCGAATATCTGAAGAGCGGCTTCACGCCGGACTTCGATTCGGCGGGAGGCGCGATGGCGGTGGTGGTTAAGAACACCGGACACCTTTCCGACGACGACCGCGCCGCGATCGCCGCCTATCTCAAGGCCGTGCCGGGACGGCCGAACGGCTATCCGGCGACGCAGTGA
- the minE gene encoding cell division topological specificity factor MinE, with the protein MSLFTFFNRKGSAPAARERLQILLAHERVHIGGQSDLVTILREEILAVVAKHVTIDPEKVSVTMERGDKVSTLEVDIEIPLHAEKKVEKKKAA; encoded by the coding sequence ATGAGCCTGTTCACGTTCTTCAACCGCAAGGGCTCGGCGCCGGCTGCGCGCGAGCGCCTGCAGATCCTGCTCGCCCATGAGCGGGTCCATATCGGCGGCCAGTCCGACCTCGTGACGATCCTGCGCGAGGAGATCCTCGCCGTCGTCGCCAAGCACGTGACGATCGATCCGGAGAAGGTGAGCGTCACGATGGAGCGCGGCGACAAGGTCTCCACCCTCGAAGTCGACATCGAGATCCCTCTCCATGCCGAGAAGAAGGTGGAGAAGAAGAAGGCCGCCTGA
- a CDS encoding acetamidase/formamidase family protein, giving the protein MTVAQLNLDAVPTDGRFTIWRDQLLEMGLAPLIDSGQLGTGTLVSFTSPGGTRMAMVSGRDQEFGFDGRSLQPDSLMLILVLAGRGRLSGARRSFELAEGDLTVLAPTGETRLDMRGDFSLLTLDLPRGAVAARLGRNRVAFPTVLGASVAASAARPVLRTLAMNLRSLDPGDFAAAEIAVTELVTSALLAETRGSGDERTDVQRANFRRVAAAVERRLGEQGLSIQDLARQEGLSTRYVQRLFEQHGESFSDYVRRLRLERCRAELADPARGRENVGTIAQRWGFRDQAYFSRAFSAAYGQTPRDMRRVGTGGADDTRPLQRGKPLHRPTGRLVLPLLGRGRSIGPDSNLFASESLQKQTDFHLPASAQSVHWGYLSKNLPPVLTVLPGATVTVETLTQHAGDDFERMILGDTGAESVFAWTKETKAVDRRGAGPMNASIFGRGAGEGFGVHILTGPIFVRGAEPGDTIEVEFLDIRPRPSANPQFAGKAFASNASAWWGYQYQDPIVPGARRETVTIFEIDLAKPDVARPLYNYRWTAQTDPSGVVHETMDYPGIVVDHGTVTKNWRALSGIEIPARLHFGVVALAPREDDLVDSIPPGYFGGNIDNWRLGKGSRIFLPVSVPGGLLSIGDGHFAQGDGEANGTGLECSLTADIRLTLHKMTAETQPFLRALSGPLIETETHWVIQSFSYPNYLRELGRDAQSKVYQRSSIDLAMRNTFRQARRFLMEHHSLNEEEANCLLSLGADFGVTQVADGNFGVHVTIPKALWKP; this is encoded by the coding sequence ATGACGGTAGCGCAGCTCAACCTCGACGCGGTGCCCACGGACGGCCGCTTCACCATATGGCGCGACCAGCTGCTCGAAATGGGGCTGGCGCCGCTGATCGATTCCGGGCAGCTGGGGACCGGCACTCTCGTCTCCTTCACCTCGCCTGGCGGAACGAGAATGGCGATGGTGTCGGGCCGCGACCAGGAGTTCGGCTTCGACGGGCGAAGTCTCCAGCCCGACAGCCTGATGCTGATCCTGGTTCTGGCCGGGCGCGGGCGCCTGTCCGGCGCGCGCCGCTCCTTCGAACTCGCCGAGGGCGACCTGACGGTGCTAGCCCCGACGGGCGAGACACGGCTGGACATGCGCGGCGACTTCTCGCTGCTGACGCTCGACCTGCCGCGCGGCGCGGTCGCAGCGCGGCTCGGGCGGAACCGCGTGGCCTTTCCGACCGTGCTCGGCGCGAGCGTGGCGGCGTCGGCGGCGCGGCCGGTGCTGCGCACGCTGGCGATGAACCTTCGCTCGCTCGATCCGGGCGATTTCGCCGCGGCCGAGATCGCTGTCACCGAATTGGTGACGAGCGCGCTGCTGGCCGAGACGAGGGGCTCCGGCGACGAGCGGACCGACGTGCAGCGTGCGAATTTCCGCAGGGTGGCGGCGGCGGTCGAACGCCGGCTCGGCGAGCAGGGGCTGTCGATCCAGGATCTCGCCCGGCAGGAGGGCCTGTCCACGCGTTACGTCCAGCGCCTGTTCGAGCAGCATGGCGAGAGCTTCTCGGACTACGTCCGCCGGCTGCGGCTGGAGCGCTGCCGGGCGGAACTGGCCGATCCCGCGCGCGGCCGCGAGAACGTGGGAACGATCGCCCAGCGCTGGGGCTTCCGCGACCAAGCCTATTTCAGCCGGGCGTTCAGCGCCGCCTACGGCCAGACGCCGCGTGACATGCGGCGCGTCGGGACCGGCGGGGCCGACGATACCCGCCCGCTGCAACGGGGCAAGCCGCTGCACCGACCGACGGGCCGGCTCGTCCTGCCGCTGCTCGGGCGTGGTCGCAGCATCGGTCCCGACAGCAACCTGTTCGCTTCCGAAAGCCTGCAGAAGCAGACGGACTTCCACCTGCCGGCAAGCGCACAGTCGGTCCACTGGGGCTATCTCAGCAAGAACCTGCCGCCGGTGCTCACTGTCCTGCCGGGCGCGACGGTGACCGTCGAGACGCTGACGCAGCACGCCGGAGACGATTTCGAGCGCATGATCCTCGGCGATACGGGCGCCGAGAGCGTTTTCGCCTGGACGAAGGAGACCAAGGCCGTCGACCGGCGCGGCGCCGGGCCGATGAACGCCTCGATCTTCGGCCGCGGGGCGGGCGAAGGGTTCGGCGTCCACATCCTTACGGGACCGATCTTCGTGCGCGGTGCGGAACCGGGCGACACGATCGAGGTGGAGTTCCTCGACATCCGGCCGCGCCCCAGCGCCAATCCCCAGTTCGCGGGCAAAGCCTTCGCCTCAAACGCCTCGGCGTGGTGGGGCTACCAGTATCAGGATCCGATCGTGCCCGGCGCGCGGCGCGAAACCGTCACGATCTTCGAGATCGACCTTGCCAAGCCTGACGTGGCGCGGCCTCTCTACAACTATCGCTGGACCGCGCAGACGGACCCGTCCGGCGTCGTCCACGAGACGATGGACTATCCGGGGATCGTGGTCGACCATGGCACCGTCACGAAGAACTGGCGGGCCCTGAGCGGGATCGAAATCCCCGCCCGGCTGCATTTCGGCGTGGTCGCGCTGGCACCACGCGAGGACGACCTGGTCGATTCGATCCCGCCGGGCTATTTCGGCGGCAACATCGACAATTGGCGGCTAGGAAAAGGAAGCCGCATCTTCCTTCCGGTTTCGGTGCCCGGAGGGCTGCTCTCGATCGGCGACGGCCACTTCGCCCAAGGCGACGGCGAGGCCAACGGCACAGGGCTGGAATGCTCGCTCACCGCCGACATCCGTCTGACCCTGCACAAGATGACGGCCGAGACACAGCCGTTCCTGCGCGCGTTGAGCGGCCCGCTCATCGAGACGGAGACGCACTGGGTCATCCAGAGCTTCAGCTATCCCAACTATCTGCGCGAGCTGGGCCGCGACGCGCAGTCGAAGGTCTACCAGCGGTCCTCGATCGACCTTGCGATGCGCAATACCTTCCGTCAGGCGAGGCGCTTCCTGATGGAACATCACAGCCTGAACGAAGAGGAGGCGAACTGCCTGCTGTCCCTCGGCGCCGATTTCGGCGTCACGCAGGTCGCCGACGGCAATTTCGGCGTGCACGTGACGATCCCCAAGGCGCTGTGGAAGCCATAG
- a CDS encoding MFS transporter, with product MTTSAYPRRWAALLTLLAAAFMNMVDVSIVNVALPRLQASLGASSSEIEWVVAAYVLAFALALLPFGRLGDQIGRKRMFMTGVAGFTFFSALCGLAPTTDVLIGARILQGLTGAMMMPQVLAIAQSMFPPEERAHAFSFFGLTAGLGSVTGPLIGGLLIGGDFFGLDWRPIFLVNIPIGIAVLLAARAIVPATERHPNLTNDWGGIALAVVSILLVIFPLIEGHTLGWPLWAFVMLVAGLIGAALFVLYERSRAARGLSQLLPASLLANGNFVLGGGMVLIFFSGSMAVFLFLAIFLQQGFGFTPLMAGLTTMPFPVGVLVASILNGRIGSRWHRQRIATGALILLCGMAWLRFVVQGIGDAVDHWQFLAPLLFSGLGMGTAIAPLMQTALASVEPRDAGSGAGSLQSFQQLGSAFGIAIAGQIFFSSLTGGFASGAGPHPAFIGALSAALVYSLCSFIAVAFLVLFLKRPARPATGPQAAQAMPVEA from the coding sequence ATGACCACTTCCGCCTACCCCCGCCGCTGGGCCGCGCTCCTCACCCTCCTGGCCGCAGCCTTCATGAACATGGTCGACGTCTCGATCGTCAACGTCGCCCTGCCGCGGCTCCAGGCGAGCCTCGGCGCTTCCTCTTCCGAGATCGAATGGGTGGTGGCCGCCTATGTGCTGGCCTTCGCGCTGGCGCTGCTGCCCTTCGGGCGGCTCGGCGACCAGATCGGCCGCAAGCGCATGTTCATGACCGGCGTCGCCGGCTTCACCTTCTTCTCCGCTCTCTGCGGCCTCGCGCCCACCACCGATGTGCTGATCGGCGCGCGCATCCTGCAGGGCCTCACCGGCGCAATGATGATGCCGCAGGTTCTCGCCATCGCCCAATCCATGTTTCCTCCGGAGGAAAGAGCGCACGCCTTCTCCTTCTTCGGCCTCACCGCCGGCCTCGGCTCGGTCACGGGGCCGCTCATCGGCGGCCTGCTGATCGGCGGCGACTTTTTCGGCCTCGACTGGCGGCCGATCTTCCTGGTCAACATCCCGATCGGCATTGCCGTGCTGCTCGCCGCCCGCGCGATCGTGCCCGCGACGGAACGGCATCCGAACCTCACCAACGACTGGGGCGGCATCGCCCTCGCCGTCGTCTCCATCCTGCTCGTCATCTTCCCGCTCATCGAGGGCCACACGCTCGGCTGGCCGCTCTGGGCGTTCGTCATGCTGGTCGCCGGCCTTATCGGCGCAGCGCTGTTCGTGCTCTACGAGCGTTCGCGGGCGGCGCGCGGGCTCAGCCAGCTGTTGCCGGCCTCGCTGCTCGCCAACGGCAATTTCGTGCTCGGCGGCGGCATGGTGCTGATCTTCTTCTCCGGTTCGATGGCGGTGTTCCTGTTCCTGGCCATCTTCCTGCAGCAGGGCTTCGGCTTTACCCCGCTGATGGCCGGCCTGACCACAATGCCCTTCCCGGTCGGCGTGCTGGTCGCCTCGATCCTCAACGGCCGCATCGGCTCGCGCTGGCACCGCCAGCGCATCGCGACCGGCGCGCTCATCCTGCTCTGCGGCATGGCCTGGCTGCGCTTCGTCGTGCAAGGCATAGGCGATGCCGTGGATCACTGGCAGTTCCTCGCGCCGCTGCTCTTCTCCGGCTTGGGCATGGGTACCGCGATCGCGCCGCTGATGCAGACTGCGCTGGCGAGCGTCGAGCCGCGCGACGCAGGCTCGGGCGCCGGCTCGCTGCAATCCTTCCAGCAGCTCGGCAGCGCCTTCGGCATCGCCATCGCCGGGCAGATCTTCTTCTCCAGCCTGACCGGCGGCTTTGCCTCCGGCGCCGGGCCGCACCCGGCCTTCATCGGCGCGCTCTCGGCGGCCCTGGTCTACAGCCTCTGCAGCTTCATCGCCGTCGCGTTCCTGGTGCTCTTCCTCAAGCGGCCGGCGCGCCCTGCCACCGGGCCGCAGGCCGCGCAGGCCATGCCTGTCGAGGCCTGA
- a CDS encoding acyl-CoA dehydrogenase family protein codes for MLAARAEEVDETGRFVAESYDLLKQEGLVEAGVPSELGGGGAEVADLAEMLRVMARSCGSTALAFAMHTHQVAIPAWRWRHQKVAAVEPLLRRVAAERLVLLSSGGSDWIGGSGKAEKVDGGYRVNARKAFTSAAEAGSILMTGAIVEDESGNHSVIHFGAPMKSANVRIEQTWRTLGMRGTASNDVVIEDLFVPDAGVSFSRKAGEWHPVFQTIATIAFPLIYAVYLGIAESARDIAVGLANTRPGADAAIAGRMDTELRAAQLAHGWMLDAVARNAPSADTVNEVMIGRTLVARHGIEAVELAMELAGGASFYRKAGLERRFRDIQGARFHPLQSGPQARYAGAVALGRPTAEIF; via the coding sequence ATGCTTGCCGCGCGCGCCGAGGAGGTCGACGAAACCGGCCGGTTCGTGGCCGAAAGCTACGACCTCCTGAAGCAGGAAGGCCTGGTCGAGGCAGGCGTGCCCTCCGAGCTCGGGGGCGGGGGTGCCGAGGTCGCGGACCTGGCAGAGATGCTCAGGGTGATGGCGCGCTCCTGCGGCTCCACCGCACTTGCCTTTGCCATGCACACCCATCAGGTCGCGATCCCGGCCTGGCGCTGGCGGCACCAGAAGGTCGCCGCGGTCGAACCGCTTCTGCGCCGCGTGGCGGCCGAGCGCCTGGTGCTGCTGTCGTCGGGCGGTTCCGACTGGATCGGGGGTTCCGGCAAGGCCGAGAAGGTGGACGGCGGCTATCGCGTCAATGCGCGCAAGGCGTTCACGTCCGCAGCCGAGGCAGGCAGCATCCTGATGACGGGAGCCATCGTCGAGGATGAGAGTGGCAATCACTCAGTCATCCATTTCGGCGCGCCGATGAAATCCGCCAATGTGCGGATCGAACAGACGTGGCGGACGCTTGGCATGCGCGGCACCGCCTCGAACGACGTCGTCATCGAGGACCTGTTCGTTCCGGACGCGGGTGTCTCGTTTTCCCGCAAGGCGGGGGAATGGCATCCGGTGTTCCAGACCATCGCCACGATCGCGTTTCCGCTGATCTATGCCGTCTATCTCGGCATTGCCGAGAGTGCGCGCGACATCGCGGTCGGGCTCGCGAACACGAGACCCGGCGCCGATGCGGCCATCGCCGGTCGCATGGATACGGAGCTCCGCGCGGCCCAGCTTGCGCATGGCTGGATGCTGGACGCGGTGGCGCGCAATGCACCATCCGCGGACACCGTCAACGAGGTGATGATCGGCCGCACGCTAGTGGCGCGCCATGGGATCGAGGCGGTCGAACTTGCGATGGAACTGGCAGGTGGCGCCTCGTTCTACCGCAAGGCGGGCCTGGAAAGGCGGTTCCGCGACATCCAGGGCGCCCGCTTCCATCCGCTGCAGAGCGGCCCGCAGGCGCGCTATGCCGGGGCTGTGGCGCTCGGTCGCCCGACGGCTGAAATATTCTGA
- a CDS encoding TetR/AcrR family transcriptional regulator: MAVRRLIAERGFEGLRMRDIAERVGINIATLHYHIPSKEALITLVAQSLRDDFIAQHRARPRGGLTPLECMRLEFADFRDTFLNTPDRYLVMGEMQERSRRDPAVAAAMAPMRGYWHQQWRAILEAGRTDGTFRADLDPSAAASIIIGGMIATTKQPNPSAEALDRVFSELERCFRSPSSEL, encoded by the coding sequence TTGGCCGTACGCCGCCTGATCGCCGAGCGCGGGTTCGAGGGCCTGCGGATGCGCGACATCGCCGAGCGGGTCGGCATCAACATCGCGACGCTGCACTACCACATCCCCTCCAAGGAGGCGCTGATCACGCTCGTCGCCCAGTCGCTGCGCGACGACTTCATCGCCCAGCACAGGGCCCGCCCGCGCGGCGGCCTCACACCGCTCGAATGCATGCGACTGGAGTTCGCCGACTTCCGCGACACCTTCCTCAACACGCCCGACCGATATCTCGTGATGGGCGAGATGCAGGAGCGCTCCCGGCGTGATCCTGCGGTGGCCGCCGCCATGGCTCCGATGCGCGGCTACTGGCACCAGCAATGGCGCGCGATCCTCGAAGCCGGCCGCACCGACGGCACGTTCCGCGCCGATCTCGACCCGTCTGCCGCCGCCTCCATCATCATCGGCGGCATGATCGCCACGACCAAGCAACCAAATCCGTCCGCGGAAGCGCTCGACCGGGTCTTCTCCGAGCTCGAGCGCTGTTTCCGCAGCCCGTCCTCCGAACTCTGA
- a CDS encoding acetamidase/formamidase family protein, whose translation MCKGDDVHCPHFEAHYKAFREDLNPERRSFLKSGLLAAGGLAAFGAAGGASLVTPALAQATAARQRGPASYHHLPANAETVHWGYFSKKLKPRIEIDSGDIVTIETLTHHAADDLERMVKGDEGAESVYEWTKDKKGVDRRGAGSTDPAVYKKGSGDGQGVHIMTGPVYVRGAEPGDVLEVRILDCVPRPSANPEFAGKAFGSNAAANWGFHYNHLLGGDKREVITIYEVDATGGKSWAEAVYNFKWTPQTDPFGVVHPTIDYPGVPVNHSTVTRNFDILKGVRVPIRPHFGTLGLAPTEADYVDSIPPSYTGGNIDNWRIGKGATMYYPVSVDGALLSVGDPHASQGDSELCGTAIECSLTGTFQLILHKKADLAGTPLEELGYPMLETQTEWVVHGFSIGNYLAELGANAQSEIYSKSSVDLALQDAFKKMRHFLMTTKGLTEDEAISIISIGVDFGVTQVVDGNWGVHGIVKKDLFSGRA comes from the coding sequence ATGTGCAAAGGTGACGACGTTCATTGCCCTCATTTCGAAGCGCACTACAAAGCCTTTCGGGAGGACCTGAACCCCGAGCGGCGGTCCTTCCTGAAAAGCGGTCTCCTGGCCGCGGGCGGGCTCGCGGCCTTCGGCGCAGCCGGTGGTGCCAGCCTGGTCACGCCGGCGCTTGCCCAGGCGACTGCCGCCCGCCAGCGCGGACCCGCGAGCTATCATCACCTGCCGGCAAATGCCGAGACCGTCCACTGGGGCTATTTCTCCAAGAAACTGAAGCCCCGCATCGAGATCGACTCGGGCGACATCGTCACGATCGAGACGCTGACGCATCACGCCGCCGACGATCTGGAGCGCATGGTCAAGGGCGATGAAGGCGCGGAAAGCGTCTACGAGTGGACCAAGGACAAGAAAGGCGTCGACCGACGCGGTGCTGGCTCCACCGATCCGGCCGTCTACAAGAAGGGCTCGGGCGACGGACAGGGCGTGCACATCATGACCGGCCCGGTCTATGTGCGCGGCGCCGAACCGGGTGACGTGCTGGAGGTGCGCATCCTCGACTGCGTGCCGCGCCCCTCGGCCAATCCCGAATTCGCCGGCAAGGCGTTCGGATCGAACGCGGCGGCCAATTGGGGCTTCCACTACAACCACCTGCTCGGCGGCGACAAGCGCGAGGTCATCACGATCTACGAGGTCGATGCGACCGGTGGCAAGAGCTGGGCGGAGGCGGTCTACAACTTCAAATGGACACCCCAGACCGACCCGTTCGGCGTGGTGCATCCGACGATCGACTATCCCGGCGTGCCGGTGAACCATTCCACCGTGACGCGCAACTTTGACATCCTCAAGGGCGTGCGCGTGCCGATCCGCCCGCATTTCGGCACGTTGGGCCTGGCGCCCACAGAAGCCGATTACGTCGACTCGATCCCGCCGAGTTACACCGGCGGCAATATCGACAACTGGCGCATCGGCAAGGGCGCGACGATGTATTACCCCGTCTCGGTCGACGGCGCGCTGCTCTCGGTCGGCGACCCTCATGCGTCGCAGGGCGACAGCGAGCTGTGCGGCACCGCGATCGAATGCTCGCTCACAGGCACCTTCCAGCTTATCCTGCACAAGAAGGCCGACCTCGCCGGCACGCCGCTGGAAGAGCTCGGCTATCCCATGCTGGAGACGCAAACGGAGTGGGTGGTCCACGGTTTCAGCATCGGCAACTACCTCGCCGAACTGGGCGCCAACGCGCAGAGCGAGATCTACTCGAAGTCCTCCGTCGACCTCGCGCTGCAGGACGCGTTCAAGAAGATGCGGCACTTCCTCATGACGACCAAGGGCCTGACCGAGGACGAGGCGATCTCGATCATCTCGATCGGCGTGGACTTCGGCGTGACCCAGGTCGTCGACGGAAATTGGGGCGTCCACGGCATCGTCAAGAAGGACCTCTTCTCCGGACGCGCCTGA
- the minD gene encoding septum site-determining protein MinD produces MAKVIVVTSGKGGVGKTTSTAALGAALAQRGEKTVVIDFDVGLRNLDLVMGAERRVVYDLVNVVQGDAKLPQALIRDKRVETLFLLPASQTRDKDALTAEGVASVMETLKKHFDWIICDSPAGIERGATLAMRHADAAVIVTNPEVSSVRDSDRIIGLLDSKTLKAENGERMEKHLLLTRYDPARAARGDMLKVDDVLEILSIPLIGIIPESMDVLRASNLGTPVTLADARSAPAMAYAQAARRLAGETIPVTIPGEKRSILAKMFGRRAA; encoded by the coding sequence ATGGCAAAGGTTATCGTAGTCACATCGGGCAAGGGCGGCGTCGGCAAGACGACGTCGACGGCGGCGCTGGGAGCCGCGCTCGCGCAGCGCGGCGAAAAGACAGTCGTCATCGATTTCGACGTCGGCCTGCGCAATCTCGACCTGGTGATGGGTGCTGAGCGCCGCGTCGTCTACGACCTCGTCAACGTCGTGCAGGGCGACGCCAAGCTTCCCCAGGCGCTGATCCGCGACAAGCGGGTCGAGACGCTCTTCCTGCTGCCCGCCTCCCAGACCCGCGACAAGGACGCGCTCACCGCCGAGGGCGTCGCCAGTGTCATGGAGACGCTGAAGAAGCACTTCGACTGGATCATCTGCGACAGCCCGGCGGGCATCGAGCGCGGCGCCACGCTCGCCATGCGCCATGCGGACGCGGCTGTCATCGTCACCAATCCGGAAGTCTCGTCGGTGCGCGATTCGGACCGCATCATCGGCCTGCTCGATTCGAAGACGCTCAAGGCCGAGAACGGCGAGCGGATGGAGAAGCACCTGCTTCTCACCCGCTACGACCCCGCCCGCGCCGCCCGCGGCGACATGCTCAAGGTTGACGACGTGCTCGAGATCCTCTCGATCCCGCTCATCGGCATCATCCCGGAATCGATGGACGTGCTCCGCGCCTCGAACCTCGGCACGCCGGTCACGCTGGCCGATGCCCGCAGCGCGCCGGCCATGGCCTATGCGCAGGCGGCCCGCCGCCTCGCCGGCGAGACCATCCCGGTCACCATCCCGGGAGAGAAGCGCAGCATCCTGGCAAAGATGTTCGGAAGGAGGGCGGCATGA
- a CDS encoding cytochrome c: MKFVVLSVSILALSASAALAEPIADRKAQMKARGALVGELAPIARGQRPYDAAKVMATLEEMSKNAETDVSVLWPTGSEAGDHTSAPKVWEDPSAFKAAVDKYPVGRRCRGCSESAGHRRFPAAVRCDNLELRRMPRGFPGQARLI, from the coding sequence TCGGCTGCGCTGGCGGAGCCGATCGCCGACCGCAAGGCGCAGATGAAGGCGCGCGGCGCGCTGGTGGGCGAACTGGCACCGATCGCACGTGGACAGCGGCCCTATGACGCCGCCAAGGTGATGGCGACGCTGGAGGAAATGTCGAAGAACGCCGAGACGGATGTCTCCGTGCTGTGGCCGACCGGCAGCGAGGCGGGCGACCACACCTCTGCGCCGAAAGTGTGGGAGGACCCGTCCGCCTTCAAGGCGGCCGTGGACAAGTACCCAGTCGGACGTCGATGCCGCGGTTGCAGCGAATCCGCAGGACATCGACGCTTTCCGGCCGCTGTTCGGTGCGATAACCTCGAATTGCGGCGCATGCCACGAGGATTTCCGGGTCAAGCGCGGCTGATCTAG